The proteins below come from a single Magallana gigas chromosome 10, xbMagGiga1.1, whole genome shotgun sequence genomic window:
- the LOC109619097 gene encoding uncharacterized protein, producing MPKSDFRRCSLPSCCKFVYITAPKDINITRIIMWSCSTRQDKQLYTVYYNNNQSSQTLYEDRCCYGDIYVYYDYLPHKNPRTTLPTTRTGIRAASSTPTGTPPSTGPPEVPKNTFVLVIIFVSLALLILLGVCALLYRRFRKSRSAPVEEFTDHCDYIVIEESRITTHDYSFIQATNGYYPQQEHNPYTTILSSTTTSIPCQSSEYETVEINIEPEKLRGGVHVPCLKIPFPPPSG from the exons ATGCCAAAATCCGATTTTAGAAGATGTTCTCTACCTAGCTGCTGTAAATTCGTGTATATAACGGCTCCAAAGGACATCAACATCACGAGAATTATTATGTGGTCTTGCTCCACAAGACAGGATAAACAGCTTTATACAGTTTATTACAACAATAACCAATCCTCGCAGACTCTGTATGAGGACCGTTGTTGTTACGGTGACATCTATGTGTATTATG ATTATCTTCCCCACAAAAACCCAAGAACAACTTTGCCAACAACCAGAACAGGAATACGAGCCGCGTCTTCAACCCCTACAGGGACCCCTCCATCCACTGGTCCTCCAGAGGTCCCTAAGAATACTTTTGTACTGGTCATCATTTTTGTGAGTTTAGCATTGCTAATACTCCTGGGAGTCTGCGCACTGCTGTATAGACGCTTCAG GAAATCAAGGTCGGCACCGGTGGAAGAG TTTACAGACCATTGCGATTACATAGTTATTGAAGAATCTCGAATCACCACACACGATTACAGTTTTATTCAGGCGACAAACGGATACTATCCACAACAAGAACACAATCCGTACACAACAATCCTGAGTTCAACTACAACCTCCATTCCTTGTCAATCAAGTGAATACGAAactgttgaaataaatattgaaccTGAAAAGCTGCGTGGTGGGGTACATGTACCATGTCTAAAGATCCCATTTCCACCACCTTCTGGATAA
- the LOC105331997 gene encoding uncharacterized protein: protein MDVTICPICMETLQNPRCIPCSHNFCQQCLNNHINNYCIGKDFPTGFHCPVCRKYVPGSISTDNPSLWAETFPKNAIIEFMIKSNDEKVLKLCKPCLNDNKEESASTLCGSCMECLCAGCTDHHKKLTITKEHEVVPLNVINKSFHRKTEENFCSKHDFRHIELYCFDHDTPCCSVCCVTDHKTCKMDTIEKAFENIEKDNDSLQMISEIDRVASHLQKLKEIQKEKQSIIEDKADEIRDESKRIRQEIHETMEKLEHELLEDLAEGMKATRKAIAGNMETFSDLIDLSNHCKAFLANPSKKSCNPGYVGGFYQIKKQLKRLKSAKLSIKDTAITATFSSVLKEVKSSKQLASLTVNEKPISLSILEFQSIPKGIAQVEKTVLDIYHKYGARINEMFLFENDADLFVCVDDKTNLVCTTSGLCRKSVHFGFTILHAVMMRGKIYAVSNRKNLHAIEYLENSATYSRIIFNINRRCFSVSVFQENLVVGCNNAILHLETNGKEQKIIPAEGRVLDVISLNIGNIVYIGRTVTGMRIVRGIESNGRELWKYEHSELKRPWGLTKDFVENIYIAGNFSNNIHMLSSAGYALKIFEQIPLPSRMILRKESNDEFYVVSASTSVKQVKLIL, encoded by the coding sequence ATGGATGTTACAATATGTCCTATTTGCATGGAAACATTACAAAATCCAAGGTGTATTCCGTGTTCACATAACTTTTGTCAACAGTGTTTGAATAATCATATTAACAATTATTGTATAGGAAAGGATTTTCCGACGGGTTTTCATTGTCCTGTTTGTCGAAAATATGTTCCAGGTTCAATTTCCACTGACAATCCTTCACTGTGGGCGGAAACCTTTCCCAAAAATGCGATTATCGAATTTATGATTAAAAGTAATGACGAAAAAGTTCTTAAGCTTTGCAAACCATGTCTTAATGACAACAAAGAGGAATCGGCCAGTACCCTGTGTGGTTCATGTATGGAATGTTTATGTGCGGGGTGTACTGATCATCACAAGAAGCTGACAATTACTAAAGAACATGAAGTGGTACCtttgaatgtaataaacaagTCTTTTCATCGtaaaacagaagaaaatttTTGCAGTAAACATGATTTTAGGCATATAGAATTGTATTGCTTTGATCATGACACGCCTTGTTGTTCTGTATGCTGTGTAACAGACCACAAAACCTGCAAAATGGACACAATTGAAAaggcttttgaaaatattgaaaaggaCAACGACAGTCTACAAATGATTTCTGAAATTGATCGGGTTGCTAGTCATTTACAGAAATTAAAGGAGATACAGAAGGAAAAGCAATCAATAATAGAAGATAAGGCCGATGAAATAAGAGATGAGTCCAAAAGAATAAGACAAGAAATCCATGAAACAATGGAAAAACTTGAGCATGAGCTTCTTGAAGATCTTGCAGAAGGTATGAAAGCTACTCGAAAAGCAATAGCTGGAAACATGGAAACCTTCTCTGACCTAATCGACCTGTCCAATCACTGcaaagctttcctggctaatccAAGCAAAAAGTCTTGTAACCCTGGTTATGTCGGAGGATTTTACCAAATTAAAAAGCAATTGAAACGTTTAAAAAGTGCAAAGTTATCCATAAAGGACACTGCAATAACTGCTACCTTTTCCAGTGTTTTAAAGGAAGTCAAAAGTAGTAAGCAATTAGCATCTTTAACTGTGAATGAAAAGCCAATATCTCTGAGTATTCTAGAGTTTCAATCCATTCCAAAGGGAATAGCACAAGTAGAGAAGACAGTACTGGACATTTACCATAAATATGGTGCAAGGATTAATGAAATGTTTCTCTTCGAAAATGATGCAGATCTGTTTGTTTGTGTTGACGATAAAACCAATTTAGTTTGCACTACATCTGGATTATGTCGTAAAAGCGTACATTTTGGATTTACTATTCTTCATGCTGTTATGATGAGGGGAAAAATATATGCGGTTAGCAACAGGAAAAACTTGCACGCTAttgaatatcttgaaaacagtgCCACATATTCGCGTATAATATTTAACATTAACAGGCGGTGTTTTTCAGTAtctgtttttcaagaaaatttggTTGTAGGTTGCAATAATGCTATTCTCCACTTAGAAACAAAtggaaaagaacaaaaaattataCCTGCAGAAGGCAGAGTTCTTGATGTTATTTCTTTGAACATTGGAAACATAGTGTACATCGGTCGTACAGTGACTGGTATGCGAATTGTCAGAGGAATTGAGAGCAATGGGCGAGAGCTGTGGAAATATGAACATTCTGAGTTAAAAAGACCCTGGGGATTGACAAAGGACTTtgtggaaaatatatatatcgcCGGAAATTTTAGCAACAACATACACATGCTTAGCAGCGCAGGATATGCTCTGAAAATATTCGAACAAATTCCACTTCCGAGTAGAATGATACTAAGGAAAGAAAGTAACGACGAATTTTATGTAGTGTCTGCTTCAACATCAGTCAAACAAGTGAAATTAATATTGTGA